The Triticum dicoccoides isolate Atlit2015 ecotype Zavitan chromosome 6A, WEW_v2.0, whole genome shotgun sequence genome has a window encoding:
- the LOC119315747 gene encoding pectate lyase-like has protein sequence MAILLFLFFTSILSISYSSPLPVNASGNISARRQAGCGTGNPVDDCWRCDPCWADNRQRLADCAIGFGRNAIGGKGGRTYVVTDPGDEDPANPAPGTLRYGLVQDEPLWIIFACNMTIRPKRELVVSSHKTVDGRGASVVVGEGGACFTVRNRSNVIIHGITIRGCRPAPKSSARTGHLSDGDGVSIFGARDVWVDRCTLEDCADGLVDVIAASTGVTVSNCLLTNHNKAMLLGHNDGYEDDRAMRVTVAFNRFGPGLVQRMPRCRFGVFHVVNNDYVNWGKYAIGGSASPTILSRGNRFCAGKKKEVTKRDGDPPKSEWQKWNWISDGDLMFNGAFFTASGGPGAEVKAPSFAKPASFVAPMTASAGALSCSKGSLC, from the exons ATGGCCAttctcctcttcttatttttcaCATCCATTTTATCCATTTCCTACTCTTCGCCATTGCCGGTCAATGCCTCCGGTAACATATCAGCGCGCCGGCAAGCCGGTTGCGGCACCGGCAACCCGGTCGACGACTGCTGGCGGTGCGACCCTTGCTGGGCCGACAACCGGCAGCGACTCGCCGACTGCGCCATCGGGTTCGGCCGCAACGCCATCGGCGGCAAGGGCGGCAGGACATACGTGGTGACGGACCCCGGCGACGAGGACCCGGCCAACCCCGCCCCCGGCACGCTCCGCTACGGCCTCGTCCAGGACGAGCCCCTCTGGATCATCTTCGCCTGCAACATGACGATCCGTCCCAAGCGGGAGCTCGTCGTGAGCTCCCACAAGACGGTGGACGGCCGCGGCGCCAGCGTCGTCGTCGGCGAGGGCGGCGCGTGCTTCACGGTGCGCAACCGGAGCAACGTGATCATCCACGGCATCACCATCCGCGGCTGCAGGCCGGCGCCCAAGTCGTCGGCGAGGACGGGCCACCTGTCGGACGGCGACGGCGTCAGCATATTCGGCGCGAGGGACGTGTGGGTGGACCGCTGTACGCTGGAGGACTGCGCCGACGGCCTCGTGGACGTGATCGCGGCATCCACCGGCGTGACCGTCTCCAACTGCCTGCTGACCAACCACAACAAGGCCATGCTCCTCGGCCACAACGACGGCTACGAGGACGACAGGGCCATGCGCGTCACCGTCGCCTTCAATCGCTTCGGGCCGGGCCTCGTGCAGAGGATGCCGAGGTGCCGGTTTGGGGTGTTCCACGTCGTCAACAACGACTACGTAAACTGGGGGAAATACGCCATCGGCGGCAGCGCGTCGCCGACCATACTTAGCCGAGGCAACAGGTTCTGTGCCGGCAAGAAGAAAGAG GTGACGAAGCGCGACGGCGACCCGCCCAAGAGCGAGTGGCAGAAGTGGAACTGGATATCCGACGGCGACCTGATGTTCAACGGCGCGTTCTTCACGGCGTCCGGCGGACCGGGGGCTGAGGTTAAAGCCCCCAGTTTTGCCAAGCCCGCCTCTTTCGTGGCGCCGATGACGGCCTCCGCAGGCGCTCTCTCGTGCAGCAAGGGTTCTCTATGCTGA